GAATGAACATAAAATTAATGGCATTTCTGTACATCTGAGCATCACCTTGGGCCAGGTTAGGTGGGTCACTGTCACTGATGTCATCAAGGAGCATCAAAATGGCTTTCAAATTTCTCTGAAGTGCCTTCAGTGCTTTTTCCCTGCAAGCCCATCGAGTATCTGACAGCTGCTGGAGCTCCATAACACGTTGTCCAGGAAAGAGAGACTCCTGAAATTTGACCAAGGCAGCATGACGCTTTGGGGAGCCTGAGCAAAAGGCATACAATTTCTCCACCAAGTTGAAAAATGTCACAAAATGCTTGCTGGACTTTGATGCCTCCACTAGTACCAAATTGAGGCAATGGGCTTTGCAGTGCACATAGAGGGCCTTCTCATTGTGTGCACGGATTCTAGCTTGGAGACCTTTATACATGCCACTCATGTTGGCTGCTCCATCATAGCCTTGACCATACATGTTCTTCATCTCTAGGCCATTCTTTTGCAGAAGCAAGAACACTGTATTCTCCAGCTCCTGGCCTgtagttgtatcaacattgcacACTTCGATGAATCTCTCCTTTATTTGCATATGATGAAAATATCGCACAACAAATGACACTTGCTCTTTGTGTGAAACATCAGAGGTTTCATCAAGTAGAATGGAATACATTTCAGCCTCTTTTATTTCACGTTGTATCTCCTTCCTGATGTAAGTTCCTAGTGCTGCAATGATGTCATTTTGACTTCTGTTGGAAAGCAGTGACACCTGGGGCCTTGTCTTGGTGGCTTTAACTGTGGCAATTTTTTCCAAATGCATTTTCAGCACACTATCGTAGCGGGAAAATACATTGACTAATTCACGAAAATTGCCACGGTTATCACTGGACTCACTCTCATCATGACCTCGGAATGCTTGTCCCTGACGTGCAAGATACACTGTTAGGTCAACTTAATCTTGTCAGGATTTCTTTGTTTGTCTGCCTCTCTCGCTCTCTAACTTCCACCCCTTTTACGTCTGAAACATCAAATGCAGACTGAAGGGCCTTTTTCTGGAAATTGATCCATCTAACCATGCTTGTCATGTGCATCTCTGCGCTGGAGTGTTGTTTGATTTTTTCAAGAGCAGTACTCCACTTTCTGATGCCATCAGTTGTCCAGGCTGTTctgcttttatatttttcatcCGAGAGGAAAAGCCGACAACTAAAACAATGCATTGAATTAGCAGTGGGTGAGTATTCCAGCCACACATTAGCAGAAAACCACTGTTTCTGGAATGATCTCCCCTCAGTTTTTGGGTAAGGTATATCAGGCTGACATGGGCCCACATTGCAGCACACGTATCTGTCATTgcgctttattttaaatgtatggaTGTGTGTTGGATCTGTTGGGTATTGTAAAGCTGCTAACTTTGACATTATGTGATCGATCTGTTCTTCCTCATTGTGGTCTTCAGAGAGCACTACATCAGTGTCTATAGGCCTAACTGAACCTGTTGCTGCATTGGTCGCGGCTTCATCTGTTTCTATATCTCCCTCATCTGCTATGCTGGTAGATGGCATAGAGCTGCTTCCCTGCTGTGACTGACTACAAtggaacaacaataataataataatagtattattatttatcataaTAATAAGCTTAAACAGATAGTTTTAATAATAACCCATACTGCAAGTCTTGTAACATAGAAATAACTTTCGTAGGTACAAAATAATAGTTAGCTCAATGCCTGCTGATTAAGTTCATTAAAAACTAAGTGTGAACAGCTTTTAAGATTTTTCAATAGAATTAACTGCAAGGAGCAGGttacattaaaacattaaaatagaACCTGACTCTGCCCTTGACTCTGACCTTTCATCTTCATTTTCCTTTGCTTTCATCCAGGAGAGCAGAGAACTGCTTCCCTGGGCTGCCTGTTGTAGATCCCTTTCTTTCTCCTTTCTCAGCCTCTCTTTCCTAGGCATTATGCTTGCTGAAATTAGTAAATaaatagaccaaaatgtatgagaacgaataagactgactgtggtcattacaagaacagggcagaatggtcgttttcacaggcaattgggaactgcctatttttcctttagcaaattaatgtgttaatgttgccaatatgttacaccaaaaaaaattaacatgtctaaccagtgcttctcaaaacttttaacatgcacccccaacaccgtacccttcaaactaccaataacaacgtcactgttctgtcacaatcaggtcacaacacagtgcgtaaatgtctgcgagcatcgctgagtcagtaacaaccagttaggctaaagactgcatctttagacagttggacggtgttctaactttctcacaggagacacctactaaagacagtcaaagacattaatttcaatcttaccaaagtaggacagtagttgacgttagttatggaaaggctaatccacaaaaacggagaaacatccataattctattattcataatcatgtcaaggttttaggtttttctgcagttccatctctaaaaagtgtgatgtcttcccgtcactgacttcagtttgaaaactttgtatttattcacagatttccgtgagatcatcctaaaatttgtaacgaaaaatgggctcaaaagagctctctgcctaacggcatgtagcctatagcataacgtgatattttcaatagtgtatgcaaaaaggtcggaattgatggagagtggggttgcctaaatggtttaggttacattttaaatgtgtcgtttttttgtttatccatatggatggatggagggggcaagctggcaaagtttgtcatgtgcagtttctgacaggctacttcacaacaaaacaattgcaggttggtcttagagggcaaacagaataatttcactcgattcatgggttacctgactggttgggaagggaaagagctgccgtgttgtccgccgtggctcccagtcgctatagttagcctactatgcctactccaagtagtcctatgtcatgccgctgctacacgcctcacaacaaatgaactgcaagcgtgttcacgtgacacggtgacagtgaaaaagcgacagggttcgggtgtctttgaagaaggggcacaaatcaagccattattttcacacctttttaaatcgcgcagctttaaaaaaaaataaaaaatcacgtctttcaaaagggcacttttttggactgagggcaaaagggcaagtgcttcagcaccacctcgtctctatctgtgcacgccagtggtTGTAGTTGTATGTTATATTATATTCATACATGTTATATTAAACAGTATGAATATACCATTAAATAAGAGAAATATGACTACTAACTGTTAAGAGATAAAAATAGTTTTATG
This genomic interval from Paramormyrops kingsleyae isolate MSU_618 chromosome 8, PKINGS_0.4, whole genome shotgun sequence contains the following:
- the cdk5rap1 gene encoding mitochondrial tRNA methylthiotransferase CDK5RAP1 isoform X3, producing the protein MHLEKIATVKATKTRPQVSLLSNRSQNDIIAALGTYIRKEIQREIKEAEMYSILLDETSDVSHKEQVSFVVRYFHHMQIKERFIEVCNVDTTTGQELENTVFLLLQKNGLEMKNMYGQGYDGAANMSGMYKGLQARIRAHNEKALYVHCKAHCLNLVLVEASKSSKHFVTFFNLVEKLYAFCSGSPKRHAALVKFQESLFPGQRVMELQQLSDTRWACREKALKALQRNLKAILMLLDDISDSDPPNLAQGDAQMYRNAINFMFILCMEITTPVFEVTALASDSLQEEGLDHSTAYKVLQLIQERGNICRQLHLPAQSGSSQVLQAMRRGYTREAYLELVANIRRIIPGVSLSSDFIAGFCGETEEDHQQTLSLLREVRYQTAFLFAYSMRKKTHAFHRLQDDVPVEVKQRRLEELISVFREEAVRINTSLIGSTQLILVEGESKRSSQDLCGRNEGNIKVIFPRDNVPLLGDDAHTAPISPGGYVLVKITSASSQSLRGHAMSHASLSCTGRYPLQG